The proteins below are encoded in one region of Ochotona princeps isolate mOchPri1 chromosome 24, mOchPri1.hap1, whole genome shotgun sequence:
- the IFT22 gene encoding intraflagellar transport protein 22 homolog, which yields MLKAKILFVGPCESGKTVLANFLTESSDITEYNPTQGVRIVEFEKPQINSNSQGPGCEFELWDCGGDRKFESCWPALMKDAQGVVIVFNADMPSHLKEIEMWHSCFVQPLLLQDARCLLIAHHKPGSTASRGSLSLAPPLNKLKLVHSNLEEDPEEIRAEFIKYLKGIASSVSESRDREEMSIIT from the exons ATGCTCAAAGCCAAGATCCTCTTCGTGGGGCCCTGTGAG AGTGGAAAGACAGTTTTGGCCAACTTCCTAACCGAGTCCTCTGACATTACCGAATACAACCCAACACAGGGAGTGAG AATCGTGGAGTTCGAGAAGCCGCAGATCAACAGCAACAGCCAAGGCCCCGGCTGCGAATTTGAGCTCTGGGACTGTGGCGGCGACAGGAA GTTCGAGTCCTGCTGGCCGGCCCTGATGAAGGATGCGCAGGGAGTGGTGATTGTGTTCAACGCTGACATGCCAAGCCACCTGAAGGAGATCGAAATGTGGCATTCCTGTTTCGTGCAGCCTCTACTCCTGCAGGACGCCCGGTGCTTGCTGATCGCACACCACAAGCCGGGCTCCACGGCTAGCAGGGGGAGCCTGAGTCTGG CGCCTCCCCTGAACAAGCTAAAGCTGGTGCATTCCAACCTGGAGGAGGACCCCGAGGAGATCCGGGCGGAATTCATCAAGTATCTAAAAGGCATTGCAAGCTCAGTGTCCGAGAGCAGGGACCGCGAGGAGATGTCCATCATCACGTGA